The Ooceraea biroi isolate clonal line C1 chromosome 7, Obir_v5.4, whole genome shotgun sequence genomic sequence TAGTCGAACAGATGGAATGTCCttcgcattttcttttttcgttttgACCTGCACATTCTTTGACCAATTCTTTGAGTAAATTGTATTTCGAGGCATTTGTAGGAGCATTGCCTCTAAACAATTTTCCAGCCAATTTTTCATGtgtatatcatatttttcacgttaTGTACACGagttaaaattttaaacaacaataaaaatctaaattaaaatttgaggGCCAATATCtgttttaacaaaaaatttttaataatatttaaaatgtaattgttatcTATTCGCTTTCTGGAGTTTAATGTTTAGAAGCTTTTGTAACAAGTTTCtttgaaattctttcaaattaaattaaaaatgaaatataaattaaataatatcaaaacgaaattaatttttagataagattaaattatcaaattaaaattcttcgaAAGAATTTATCATGTGTTAGCTCTTTGGCGCAATATCATCTTGTTTTCTCTTAAACTTTAAAGCGTTTTATTTcaaaagcaaatattttcttattacaaCATTACAACAGAAAATgtggaaataaaattcattaatagATTTAAAACGACacacatatttaataaatagataataaaatattaattattaagtaataGTGCATTCTCTATATTGAAAGAAAAGCAAGTTTTACGCTTTTACATTaaacgtgtctttttattttaaaatatattaaaatttgataaaatttatatcaataaacATACAAATGCAAAGAATGTATAAATCGCTAAAATTACGAAGTTTactataattttcaatttaatcagaaatacataaatttgtaGGTCTTCCAGTCATTATTTCtagtatatttagaaataaatccAATTCTGTATGGACAATTTTTTAACGGAGAGAAGTGTATTGTTGATTGACGCAGTCAatcacattaattaattaccttGTGCATTTCCATTATTAAATTGTCTCAAAGACTCTTAGAAAGCATACTCTCTTTcccatttattataattttcatattatacaatttattgtgTGATTTAATCTCCAAATGAAGTTAATCCAAATTGTCTgaatcttttctctcttttcctcgctttttcttcttctgcgCATCTATGCGAAACAAACCGAAATATGAAATCATACGAGCGATGAAAATTGATATCGGCTGAAACTgtgaaaattgatataaatgaGGTATcggtatgtatgtatgcgtaGTATCATATGTgtgtatgaaaatatatacatgtatgagATCCGATGGTCAATTTTAATTGCTATTGCGTCAGTGATTTcacattaattgtattatactaAAATATTGCGCAATGATTTCCGAGACATTCTGTTTATACGTAATTGCAACATTTTGAATCTCACGTTTTGGTATTTACAGTTGTTATCTCGCGTTATCTCGcagtttcatttaaaaatatttttatattaatgactGTACACGATATAGATACGATACAGATACGATAGATCAgaaatctatatttatatcgtataaagcgttattaatatttttactcaaCTGTCTATTTTCAGTTAGTCTAGTTGAAAAAATTAGATTCGATAATATCAACAGATTTCAGCAAAACAAACAGTAGAGACATCGAACAGAATTCGAGTATGATTTAATCGCTCTTTGTGTTTTCAATGTGAAACTGAAAGATATTATCATTAAGATACTTGAACTTTTAGCAACCATATGATTTCGGGATTTATATTTCCCCAAAATTACTATAATCactattcatatatataaaaactaaagTTGTAAATATTTAGTacattatctaatatattaattaaattaaatattaataaagaattagCTAATTGCATTATTGTTACTAATAGTTTACGATTACTGGCTTACGTGTAACTTTGAAAACCGCAAATGTATTTCAGGCAAGCGTTGATGTAAAAGACCAGTACCTCTGAGTAATCGGACATTTATTCATCAATGGTACATTAATCAAGGAGCTTAACATTGAACGAAGTTAGAGATCCCGAGGAAAAGACTGAGATGTCTTCGTCAACAAAAGATGTCGAAGAAAACGCCCCGACAGTGCAAAACGACGATGCATCCCCCTCGAATCGCTTTATAATGAATCTCAACATTTGGAACAAGAGGAAATCGAAGCTTCTTAGCAAATTCCGAAAGGCCTATATCTTTTTCGCCGTCTCGATACTGGCTATCCTCCTATTCTTTATCGTGTTGATGGTACAGATAAAACTCCTGAGCCAAGACGTACACGCCTTAAAAGCGCAGGTGAGACAAATCGGCGGAATTACAGCCGTGAGAAGTCGATCTTTCACACCCGAAGGTCTTGAATTTCCCATCCCTTTGTCTTCCCATATCACCGTTCCACCTAAACATGTTTGCCTCGTGTAACTGGAACGCGCCTGAAACATAACGACTCTGAGCAAGCGTGAAATTGCAATGATGTGAGCCATGTTTTGAACTTCGAGAGTTAATCATCCGCTCCTTTTATCGCGCGGAATGCGCATACGAATGTGTGCCGCGAATATCACGTGCGCGCAATTCCTTGTAATTTCACACAGCAGTTGAAACTGAAATAGTTctgaaaagaatttaattacattttctcTGTTGAATCTAATCTAATCTCTTGAAATCGGAAGCGCATACATAATGTCTCATAACAATAGTGGTGGTGATCTCTAATTGCTTTCTGATGCTTCGTTTCTGAAAGAAATTGAGTGCTCTTCCGATGATGCTTATCTGCAAATAACACTTATTTCTCAGTCTAATTTTTCCTTTAAGTTcaaaggaaaaattaaaaagacgTCAATTCTACGCgaagatttaatatttagcataatttttcttttacatctTAGATAATGTCCGTCAGATACAAATACGACTCTCAACAAAATCGCTCTCGTCTACGTCGATTAGCGCATTATGATCTCATTGGGTCAATCAACCCCCTCATTCGTGAGTTCTCCGATTTAATGGAAAAGGAGATGGTGAATTCCGAATCCGAATCCAACACGGATGATCGCGTTTTCGTCGATGACCTCACCACGTTAACTTCAAACTTTTATTCCAATCAGGAGGCATCTCGGTCCGTTTTGGATCGATCGGTGGATCATGAGAATAACACGTCCAAGACAAATGATAGCACTATTTTAAATGGTATCACGACGTCACCGATGACATTCGAGAATGATTCCATTGTCGATCCTGCGAAACAAGGTGTACTCTGCAACACGACCTGTGAGATGCAAAATCGCATGGCTAGAGACGCGGCGATTGATGGTGATAACGAGTTGTCTTTGGCGAGAGAATCGCGAGGGAGGAGATTTCGAAGGGACGAAGGAAGAGGTAAAAAACGGCGAAAGAACAGAAGGAGGCCCAACCGCAGTCGCAGGCGATTGGGTATATCTCTGGTTTCTTTCTTAGCATGAACTTATGCTCTTTTAGATTACTTGCTTGTTGATTTACAAAACACAACCAAACAATCGATCAACGATCGATTGAATCCAGTCAATTAATTTCATGCTTTGATCCGTTAAATTCTTAGTCAGACTTCTGTATAATGTATTTCTAATTTagtgtatattaataattttgttcacTCTCTTAGCTCCACTGGTAGCCACGTTTATTGGCGCAGTACCAGAACAGTGCATTACAAATTCaggtatttaataataaaaatagtataacACAAATCACACAATCACTTTAATGTACACCAAATTTGttagatttaataaaacatttgcaCATAACGCGACACATTAGTTGAGTTGCGAGTTGTAAGTTGTGTAATGTCTCTTGTTATTAAccataaaacattatttctagCTCTAATTGGGCCGTGGATTAAAAAAGGCGATGAATACAGCCAGTATGATCTCGCAAAGTTTCATTTGGTGGAGAAGAGAATGGCAATCGAAATTACCACGAACGGTTTATACTCGATCTCCGCACAGGTAGAGAACATTTTactaagtaataattaaatagtattacagttatttaataatcacTTGCTTACGAAACTTTGTATCGCAGATTTTCTATTTTGGGGAATTGAAGAAACACTCTTATTGGATATTATTGAGCTCTGAGGGCTTGTCGAAGCCACAGCAGCTGGTTAAGTGCGCTACTACTACCTCGAACGTAGCGGCGGAGGTGTCCTGTTATACGAGCATAATTATGCATATGAAAAGAGGCGACAGACTATACATAGAGCAGCAGGAGCGAGATAGGTAAACTCGAATATACGTAAATCGGATTTatccttttaatttttagCAACAAGAacagtttaaataattatacatcttCCAAACGTTTTTATGGAACGCTTCTACGTTTGTACTCTTTACTAAATGCAAAAAActtcgattattttatttttcttgtctctctttctctttatttaaacattccAGGAACTGCTGAGAATGTCGGTCTTATCAATTCTGAGATTTGAGCTATCGTTAATTTGTGTTCAGAATGCCATTTCGATGTGATCGTTTACTATTGCAGGATAATCTTTAAACACAATCTTGTACTTTTGCAGATTGATTAATCTGCGAGAAGGATATAGTTATATACAACTTGTGCTACTTGCCAATGACGCGCAGAAGAAACGTTCGACATAGAGTTACTCTTAAAATAGGTGTTAAGTAGGCTTCATGCCGACTGTGCGATGACTGCGTTTGTGACAATTGCATGTGAATTAAAGGGGTTGTGATTAGATATGATTAGAATCACTGAAGGGTTGAGGAAAACTTACGAGTCTCTACTAGCGAATAATATCTTAAGTTTCTGCAATGTATATTTGTATGATACGCAAGGTACGTGTGATGTTGCCATAgcattatattgttatatataatatatattatctcaactataatgtacattatataaactataatgtgtattatatgtataatatatcatatatatatcatataatatatatcatatattgtaTGTTACTTAGCGAACGCCAACGAACAAAGAGAATTTACTGATCATTGATCAGAGTGTGATGTAAGTTACTAACATTCGTGTTTTAATGTTTTGACAACCGTAGCCGTAAGAATACAATAGGACGAAGTATAAGTTACCTATTCTAAAAGTATTTAACAGTACGAAGCGTGTAATTCGGGTCTGGGGCAGGAAGAGCAGAAATCAGCAGTCGACGACAAATCACGGCTTGGTTGCGTCTCAGATTTCATTCCGCGGAtttttacatgtttttttttaatatttattatttttatatcaaaatgttatataaagaATGCAACAGATAATCGCGATTTAATTGGTTCCAGTCATTTGTTTGCTGATTTTTCACCACACGACTGAACGCAATCGTTATTTATACACACTCTTATATTAAGGAGATCCCAGGTAAACACGGATATCGCTTCAAAACTTGATTCAACAGTAATATTTGTGATggtaatattacaaataactAGTGAGATTTGTGAACAAATTGCTCATTTATTTTAAGACAAGTAGTTTAAGGTAATTATAGAAATGttcttacatttttaaaacgttTTGTAAACTCTTGCAGAAGCAGATGTTTTTACAAACACTTTTATAAACGTTGTAAGAGAGAagcaaagttttattatttttatatgtaatagttaattaaaattttgaatgCGAatgtaataagaataaaacgaATCAGAAACGATTTTGTAAGcagcaattttataaaaattttataaggaagatttaaaaataaaatatcgacaagacttatattgttatttgtgCCAATAAGCGTGTTTTTTACCGCATTCTAGAAATGCTTtgtaaattcattaaattttactcttagtttattaaaaaatttcgaaatttgtaAGCTTCACTTTTGTAGAATTCCGCAATTTTGTGCAGCAGAGTGATCaatcgttaaaaaaatactaAAGTTAATGAAAAGACTACTCTTGACAATAGACACTCTTAGTTTATTCATCTTTATGCATAGAATATCCTGTAGAAAGTATATacaaataagaatatatttacaatgacGATATAAAACTTATGATTCAGGGTGaacatgtaattatttacCTTTATACATGCTTACGTGACTAATACAAACGAGCGTAATCCTTAAAACAGCTACGCCACGGTTTAATCTACGCGCGCACAATTTacgctataaatatttaaaaaaaactatttgGTAAATGTCGTATTCTCAATCGAGAAAGTATCATTCTTGACCACGAGTTAAAGCGAATTATTAGACAACTTCTTCTcgttaaatcgaaattttgataattgataatttacacgtcGTAATCGttatcttaatcgtaaaatacttttaaactCCAGGACCGTTGCTCGTTATTAATACGATATATTTGAATACACACGCaaatggacgcacaatttatatttctaaacgCGTTCTTCTTTACGAAGTACCTTGAAGAActtaaactttattattagttCGAAAGTATGCAAAATTTTCTTACTTGAATAACTATTCGCGTCGTTTTTCGTACTTCGATAATTTTTTGTCTGATTTACTCGATCATCCGTACGTCAATtcttcttaaaaataattctttatatattattgaaataaaattatgcctATAGAATAATTAACACAACAATAGAGCTAGGACAAGTCTATGTGCGGAATGATGCAATTCACGTTTCGCATACTAGTCTCGCCTCGAAGTGGTAAACGAAGATGATATCGTTCAGTGTATAACGTCCATCAATCTTTACAGTTATATATTACGTAAGGTCAGAGGTAACGTGTTTCCTTCAACACTTCCTTGCGCTGCTTCTAACTTCTCTAAATAATTGAACGTTTTCATCTTTAGATCCTGAAGAGCCGAAATATCCGGCGAGAACGAAATCCCCAAGATAACGAAGAGAACGTCGCTCAATTATTGTTTGGTTTGACGATCGACGAGGattatttcttcattcttcTCTCGGCTATGCGCGCAGTTTAATGACAGCCGCAGCTCTTGACAACCATGTTTTTGTATTTCTTGAGGATGACGTTGCTCTCGTCCAGGAAGTACAGCACGGAGATCGCGGAGAGCTTGGTGGGCGCACAGCAAGGCTTGGGCACTTTACCCGGGCTCACCAGATGCACCAGCGTTTGGACTATTGCATGGTTGGTCGCGTTCATGTGAGCGTTCAGTGGGAAATTGCATTCCCCGCTGCAGTAATACGCGTCGTAGCCATCTGGCGCAATAATCCAATCCTGCGGCATCAATGCGGATCGTGAGAAATCAGGAATAACGCGGGGCGGAGTGATCTGTGATTTCCGGTCCTGCGCGACGGCCATATCGaaggataattaatttttatacattattcaaGGAAAATATTCGCACAATTTCTTTTGCTGCTGAGGTCATGATATGGCTGCAGCGCGAAGGACCGGAAGTCTCAAGGTGTGCCGACCAATGACTTACCTGCCATTGCAAATCGCGAAAGCTAACGTATAACGTTTGGATCTTGCAGGTTCTCGAGTGATACTGCatagcagaatctgcaaaaaGTGTTCTTTTGTCAAATCTCTCCTGGatttttcaatacattttacaattttcaaacttttattTGTTGATTGGTGAGATATATATGGTGAAATATATATGGAAAATTAGTCTGATAAGATATTGTTATTACTGAATTGATAACATTGGGTCCGCATAAGATCTATACGTGGACTTACCAGTGTAAGGATTATTTCGGTGATCCCAGTTGGTGGACtcactcttcttctttcttctagCGTCGCGTTTCTGTCGAACTTTGGATTCCCTTTTGCCCGAGCTCTTGAAATAGCCCACCATGAAGGGTTGCTTATCGGCATCACCGCGGAATCCTACAATCCCGACGTCCTCTGGTCTCACCTCGTGCACTGCACACAAAATGTATTAATGAAAGAGTGATCGTGTCAAGGTATTAACCGATTtctagataataataatagtagtattaataaaataataatgcaatccTAGCAGTTAGTTtatactttctctctctctgttgaatacatgtttaaataatataataataaaaacattgagATGATTATACACAAGagtgcaaaaatattataataaaaatggtaCATACAAATCGAGTAATAATACTTAAAGAGACATGCATGAAAGAAGAGAGCAAAGATAATACGTAAAAAAGCGAAGGAAGCCTGTGGAACTTCATCGACTCTATTATCCTATCGAGGCATCGCTATTCTTAACGCACTCGAGACATCACGACACGAAAACAGGAGACTGttaatcatatatttcgcATCTTCTTCGTAAGTAGAATGTATTGGATTTGTGCGTGTTTATTAGAATGGCCTGCGCCTCGGGATTATTAATAGTCAACCTTCATGAATATTGAACGCTCAAGAACACTAAGAATCTCGGCGCAAAGTCAGCTGGCTTATCTTAGACATTCACTTGCCAGCGCGCGGTTCGGTCTCACTTCGTTTTAATTACTCCTGGAAAATTCCAGAAACGCGGGCATCTGGCAATCTCTTGAAATTTTTGCTCGGACGTCGTAGATCGATTACCAAACAGGTGCATGTACATACACGTCATCTCTTCACctattttgtaaaaagtatAGTCGCATTAtacattagaaaattatttatgttcaATCTGAATTGCATGCTTCCTCCCCTTTTATATATCCcggtaaaaataaaactaaaaaaaaagacacgTGTTAAAACAGTTTTTCCGATTTGTTTAGATATCGCCCAGCGAGGGATCAAGAATGTAAACGCCGACAAT encodes the following:
- the LOC105279800 gene encoding uncharacterized protein LOC105279800 isoform X1, giving the protein MSSSTKDVEENAPTVQNDDASPSNRFIMNLNIWNKRKSKLLSKFRKAYIFFAVSILAILLFFIVLMVQIKLLSQDVHALKAQIMSVRYKYDSQQNRSRLRRLAHYDLIGSINPLIREFSDLMEKEMVNSESESNTDDRVFVDDLTTLTSNFYSNQEASRSVLDRSVDHENNTSKTNDSTILNGITTSPMTFENDSIVDPAKQGVLCNTTCEMQNRMARDAAIDGDNELSLARESRGRRFRRDEGRGKKRRKNRRRPNRSRRRLAPLVATFIGAVPEQCITNSALIGPWIKKGDEYSQYDLAKFHLVEKRMAIEITTNGLYSISAQIFYFGELKKHSYWILLSSEGLSKPQQLVKCATTTSNVAAEVSCYTSIIMHMKRGDRLYIEQQERDRLINLREGYSYIQLVLLANDAQKKRST
- the LOC105279800 gene encoding uncharacterized protein LOC105279800 isoform X2, whose protein sequence is MSSSTKDVEENAPTVQNDDASPSNRFIMNLNIWNKRKSKLLSKFRKAYIFFAVSILAILLFFIVLMVQIKLLSQDVHALKAQIMSVRYKYDSQQNRSRLRRLAHYDLIGSINPLIREFSDLMEKEMVNSESESNTDDRVFVDDLTTLTSNFYSNQEASRSVLDRSVDHENNTSKTNDSTILNGITTSPMTFENDSIVDPAKQGVLCNTTCEMQNRMARDAAIDGDNELSLARESRGRRFRRDEGRAPLVATFIGAVPEQCITNSALIGPWIKKGDEYSQYDLAKFHLVEKRMAIEITTNGLYSISAQIFYFGELKKHSYWILLSSEGLSKPQQLVKCATTTSNVAAEVSCYTSIIMHMKRGDRLYIEQQERDRLINLREGYSYIQLVLLANDAQKKRST
- the LOC105279800 gene encoding uncharacterized protein LOC105279800 isoform X3, encoding MSSSTKDVEENAPTVQNDDASPSNRFIMNLNIWNKRKSKLLSKFRKAYIFFAVSILAILLFFIVLMVQIKLLSQDVHALKAQEASRSVLDRSVDHENNTSKTNDSTILNGITTSPMTFENDSIVDPAKQGVLCNTTCEMQNRMARDAAIDGDNELSLARESRGRRFRRDEGRGKKRRKNRRRPNRSRRRLAPLVATFIGAVPEQCITNSALIGPWIKKGDEYSQYDLAKFHLVEKRMAIEITTNGLYSISAQIFYFGELKKHSYWILLSSEGLSKPQQLVKCATTTSNVAAEVSCYTSIIMHMKRGDRLYIEQQERDRLINLREGYSYIQLVLLANDAQKKRST
- the LOC105279800 gene encoding uncharacterized protein LOC105279800 isoform X4, giving the protein MISLGQSTPSFEASRSVLDRSVDHENNTSKTNDSTILNGITTSPMTFENDSIVDPAKQGVLCNTTCEMQNRMARDAAIDGDNELSLARESRGRRFRRDEGRGKKRRKNRRRPNRSRRRLAPLVATFIGAVPEQCITNSALIGPWIKKGDEYSQYDLAKFHLVEKRMAIEITTNGLYSISAQIFYFGELKKHSYWILLSSEGLSKPQQLVKCATTTSNVAAEVSCYTSIIMHMKRGDRLYIEQQERDRLINLREGYSYIQLVLLANDAQKKRST